Proteins found in one Rhodothermales bacterium genomic segment:
- a CDS encoding glycoside hydrolase family 19 protein: MITEQTLTGIMPNLKSERRVAFMPHLHAAMEEFEINTPLRQAAFLAQLAHESGEFRYMEEIWGPTAAQKRYEPPSSLARRLGNTEPGDGFRYKGRGPIQVTGRDNYRRYGGLLGLDLEAEPEQAATPEVGFRIAGLYWHKNGLNELADVEHFKTITKRINGGYNGLEDRRRYYERARTALGIRRTRGAGTRGSAPVPLPDDGDLGAPALPRGYDAIRDETPDADA; encoded by the coding sequence ATGATTACCGAGCAGACCCTCACGGGCATCATGCCCAACCTCAAATCCGAGCGCCGCGTCGCATTCATGCCCCACTTGCACGCGGCGATGGAGGAGTTCGAGATCAACACGCCGCTGCGGCAAGCGGCCTTCCTCGCCCAACTCGCCCACGAGTCCGGCGAGTTCCGCTACATGGAGGAGATCTGGGGTCCGACGGCGGCGCAGAAGCGGTACGAGCCGCCGAGCAGCCTCGCCCGAAGACTCGGCAACACCGAGCCCGGCGACGGCTTCCGCTACAAAGGGCGCGGCCCCATCCAAGTCACCGGGCGCGACAACTACCGCCGCTATGGGGGCCTCCTCGGGCTCGACCTCGAAGCCGAGCCGGAGCAGGCCGCGACGCCCGAGGTCGGCTTCCGCATCGCCGGGCTCTACTGGCACAAGAATGGGCTCAACGAGCTCGCTGACGTCGAGCATTTCAAAACGATTACGAAGCGCATCAACGGCGGCTACAACGGGCTCGAAGACCGCCGCCGGTACTATGAGCGGGCGCGCACCGCGCTCGGCATCCGCCGGACGCGCGGTGCCGGCACGCGCGGCTCGGCCCCCGTCCCGCTGCCCGACGACGGGGACCTCGGCGCCCCGGCGCTGCCACGCGGTTACGACGCAATCCGCGACGAGACGCCCGACGCCGACGCGTAG
- a CDS encoding helix-turn-helix transcriptional regulator: protein MQSHLEHLVQAQRALLAPFDLVQIDRWIETACASVRTVAGCDHTLFFLPTSSARPRRPGSGPEKVPNRGGLAVLSDDTDPAVLTAYEEAFAGWWGDAPAWDDPLLHAAWEARHRAGGGVFHERSLSTREVVEDSPFYQEALRPYGVRHVIGLAVDGPGGQEYAMVAAYESPDRPAFGNDTLHSFRLLYPAFESFVRTHARFQSEPGARVAALAATVDAFEFPILLTDADGRELHWNRALIDLLGRERTSTRLLDAVHAWARHLAQLRTCQPDHTEPLPSPPRIVPTVQGRYRIYGVPLDAALLGQEGALITLQCVGPPFPQAETLRARFALTPRQTEVVLLLARGRTDREIADALAISHSTARHHAEHALQKLDVRSRAGVAARLWDAVVPLRKGDGAAT, encoded by the coding sequence ATGCAATCCCATCTAGAACACCTCGTCCAAGCCCAGCGTGCGCTCCTCGCCCCGTTCGACCTGGTCCAGATCGACCGCTGGATCGAGACGGCGTGTGCCAGCGTCCGCACCGTAGCCGGATGCGACCACACCCTCTTCTTCCTGCCCACCTCCAGCGCCCGACCTCGCCGCCCGGGCTCGGGCCCCGAGAAGGTCCCGAACCGTGGCGGCCTGGCCGTCTTGAGCGATGACACTGACCCGGCCGTGCTGACCGCCTACGAGGAGGCCTTCGCCGGCTGGTGGGGAGACGCCCCCGCCTGGGACGACCCACTCCTCCACGCGGCATGGGAGGCCCGGCACCGCGCAGGCGGCGGCGTCTTCCACGAACGATCGCTCTCGACGCGCGAGGTCGTCGAGGACTCCCCGTTCTACCAGGAGGCGCTCCGCCCCTATGGCGTCCGCCACGTGATCGGGCTCGCCGTTGACGGGCCGGGCGGGCAGGAATATGCCATGGTCGCGGCGTACGAGAGCCCAGACCGCCCCGCGTTCGGCAACGACACCCTCCACAGCTTCCGCCTCCTCTACCCCGCTTTCGAATCGTTCGTGCGGACCCACGCTCGCTTCCAATCCGAGCCCGGCGCACGGGTCGCCGCTCTCGCCGCCACCGTCGACGCCTTCGAGTTCCCCATCCTCCTCACCGACGCCGACGGCCGAGAGCTCCACTGGAACCGCGCCCTCATCGACCTCCTCGGGCGCGAGCGGACATCGACCCGGCTGCTCGACGCCGTCCACGCATGGGCGCGCCATCTGGCCCAGCTACGGACGTGCCAGCCCGATCACACGGAGCCCCTGCCCTCCCCGCCCCGCATCGTGCCGACCGTCCAGGGGCGCTACCGCATCTACGGGGTCCCGCTCGACGCCGCGCTGCTCGGGCAGGAGGGCGCGCTCATCACGCTCCAATGCGTAGGCCCTCCGTTCCCCCAGGCCGAGACGCTCCGCGCGCGCTTCGCCCTCACGCCGCGCCAGACCGAAGTCGTCCTGCTGCTGGCCCGAGGCCGGACCGACCGCGAGATCGCCGATGCCCTCGCGATCAGCCACTCGACCGCGCGCCACCACGCCGAGCACGCGCTGCAGAAGCTCGACGTCCGGAGCCGGGCTGGCGTCGCGGCCCGGTTGTGGGACGCGGTCGTCCCGCTGAGGAAGGGAGACGGAGCCGCCACGTAG
- a CDS encoding alpha/beta fold hydrolase, translated as MTSDQAYLAHVEAAQPDELRRLLSTATADEQRLLRVYLGDERYRRMRALALRQRATRSRSQRRGNVVVLHGIMGAELSRSQGHVPGGGGSIRQIWVKLMRLAFGDLRYLALDRAGTGPADPRYEVEATGIMKKHYGEQLLTLAERWEVRAFWYDWRRDLHEAARRLHLKLIEWFDDAPVHLVAHSMGGLVSRTFIADYPDHWKAMWDAEHDGRRGGRLVMLGTPNHGSYAVPQILTGTESLIRKLELVDLRHNLDELLAVVNTFVGSYQMMPALHTAGDDEARRVMERLYKAGMYARDSVSQDHLDAARAFHDALRPVVDPERMVYVAGYNQPTYTGINDWAGFRDRNAKTARRAYDVTLDGDGRVPHTLGLLETEEGKKVPTYYVEEEHGALPENDDVLRALDDLLTTGETTHLLRAMPKKRSVSKAAVRDRMERAEQEHDDDEQRIRAHLSRRQRSVRSSDPDVLADHVTADDRVAEEMLLRGFLSAGSTTTTEAPDMDVPFAPPELTVRVLCDDIGGAGYLGGEPPVDAISVGHYRGVRPTNAELALDRAISAARGRGKAATGDEESRLLITSLTERGTIRGDHAQPFFLPDYRTPRKGEAPDRTVAIAGMGDPGRFGVPELTVLARELVWALGSMGKRHLASVLIGAGAGNLRIDEAVPAWIRGFKHALTGAAANARVEHFTIVEYSPALAIEIDRALRAVGEELDPHRMVLHYEPFTTEQVRALQKQEAERRKARLQREIERLDTAPGAGAPESAPLDPTRLTVMLEGDTYRYGAITESASVPERVVRIDPRLVDQANDQLAVEWDPTRQRDHGRVLERLLIPQDLRPHLTSTAPLVLLLDATTARIHWEMVAQPDVSSAADRSTERAPAATPAASADDAFFLGISRGFTRQLRTQFASPPEPPPPPSRVLRVLVVADPAEDAPLPGAEEEGMEVADLFEHFNTLQEEDRGENRVEVKRLFGPQEATRLNVLSELTLRSYDALHFAGHCVYDPENPDASGWIFSNGERLSARELNRIDRIPGFVFSNACESGITPDRERTASLAPSFAEAFFERGVTNFVCTAWPIDDLSARTFARVLYGHLLGISVAETEGGLRYTRALSQEAPLMYAAMRAARRAIADTPNGFQTWGAYQHYGNPYYRFFDLKALEKRRAAQSGGAGGKGKKAASTASSAGATRAKRKTTRKTTKKRTTDES; from the coding sequence ATGACGAGCGACCAAGCGTACCTCGCCCACGTCGAGGCGGCCCAGCCCGACGAACTCCGCCGGCTCCTCAGCACGGCCACGGCAGACGAGCAACGGCTCCTCCGCGTCTACCTCGGCGACGAGCGCTACCGGCGGATGCGCGCGCTCGCCCTGCGCCAGCGCGCCACGCGCAGCCGGTCCCAGCGGCGCGGCAACGTCGTCGTGCTCCACGGCATCATGGGGGCCGAGCTGTCGCGCTCGCAGGGGCACGTCCCGGGCGGCGGCGGGTCGATCCGGCAGATCTGGGTCAAGCTGATGCGCCTCGCCTTCGGCGACCTCCGCTACCTCGCGCTCGACCGCGCCGGGACCGGGCCTGCCGACCCGCGCTACGAGGTCGAGGCGACGGGCATCATGAAGAAGCACTACGGCGAGCAGCTCCTCACGCTCGCCGAGCGCTGGGAGGTCCGCGCCTTCTGGTACGACTGGCGGCGGGATCTCCACGAAGCCGCGCGCCGCCTCCACCTCAAGCTCATCGAGTGGTTCGACGACGCGCCCGTTCACCTCGTCGCCCACTCGATGGGCGGGCTCGTCTCCCGCACCTTCATCGCTGACTACCCCGACCACTGGAAGGCGATGTGGGACGCGGAGCACGACGGGCGGCGCGGTGGCCGGCTCGTCATGCTCGGCACGCCCAACCACGGCTCCTACGCCGTGCCCCAGATCCTCACCGGCACCGAGAGCCTCATCCGCAAGCTCGAACTCGTCGACCTCCGCCACAACCTCGACGAGCTGCTCGCCGTCGTCAACACGTTCGTCGGGAGCTACCAGATGATGCCGGCGCTCCACACGGCTGGGGACGACGAGGCGCGGCGCGTGATGGAGCGGCTCTACAAGGCGGGGATGTACGCGCGCGACAGCGTCTCGCAGGACCACCTCGACGCCGCCCGCGCTTTCCACGATGCACTCCGCCCGGTTGTAGACCCCGAGCGGATGGTCTACGTCGCCGGCTACAACCAGCCCACCTACACCGGCATCAACGATTGGGCGGGGTTCCGCGACCGCAATGCGAAGACGGCCCGCCGCGCCTACGACGTCACGCTCGACGGCGACGGCCGCGTGCCGCACACGCTCGGTCTGCTCGAAACCGAGGAAGGCAAAAAGGTGCCGACGTACTACGTCGAAGAGGAGCACGGCGCCCTCCCGGAGAACGACGACGTGCTGCGCGCGCTCGACGACCTGCTGACGACGGGCGAGACGACGCATCTCCTCCGCGCGATGCCGAAGAAGCGCTCGGTCAGCAAGGCCGCCGTGCGAGACCGGATGGAGCGCGCCGAGCAGGAGCACGACGACGACGAGCAGCGCATCCGCGCCCACCTCTCGCGGCGCCAGCGGAGCGTTCGCAGCAGCGACCCCGACGTGCTCGCCGACCACGTCACGGCCGACGACCGCGTGGCCGAGGAGATGCTCCTGCGCGGCTTCCTCTCCGCCGGCTCCACCACGACGACGGAAGCCCCCGACATGGATGTCCCCTTCGCCCCTCCGGAACTCACCGTCCGCGTCCTCTGCGACGACATCGGCGGCGCCGGCTACCTCGGCGGCGAGCCGCCCGTCGATGCGATCAGCGTCGGCCACTACCGCGGCGTCCGGCCGACGAACGCGGAGCTCGCGCTCGACCGGGCCATCAGCGCAGCTCGAGGGCGCGGGAAAGCGGCGACGGGGGACGAGGAGAGCCGGCTGCTCATCACCTCGCTGACGGAGCGGGGGACGATCCGGGGCGACCACGCCCAGCCGTTCTTCCTGCCCGACTACCGGACGCCGCGCAAGGGCGAGGCGCCGGACCGCACCGTCGCGATCGCGGGGATGGGCGATCCGGGGCGGTTCGGCGTGCCGGAGCTGACGGTGCTCGCGCGCGAGCTCGTGTGGGCGCTCGGGAGCATGGGCAAGCGCCACCTCGCCTCCGTCCTCATCGGGGCCGGCGCGGGCAACCTCCGCATCGACGAAGCCGTGCCCGCGTGGATCCGCGGGTTCAAGCACGCCCTCACCGGAGCGGCGGCGAACGCTCGCGTGGAGCACTTCACGATCGTCGAGTACAGCCCCGCGCTCGCGATTGAGATCGACCGCGCGCTCCGTGCGGTCGGGGAAGAGTTGGACCCGCACCGGATGGTTCTACACTACGAGCCTTTCACCACCGAGCAGGTCCGGGCGTTGCAGAAGCAGGAGGCCGAGCGGAGGAAGGCGCGGCTGCAACGCGAGATCGAGCGTTTGGATACGGCCCCCGGCGCGGGCGCGCCCGAATCGGCCCCGCTCGACCCGACGCGGCTGACGGTAATGCTCGAAGGCGACACCTACCGCTACGGGGCTATCACCGAGAGCGCCTCCGTGCCCGAACGGGTCGTGAGGATCGATCCCCGGCTGGTGGACCAGGCCAACGACCAACTCGCCGTCGAGTGGGACCCGACGCGGCAGCGCGACCACGGCCGCGTGCTGGAGCGCCTGCTGATCCCGCAGGACCTCCGCCCGCACCTCACCAGCACGGCCCCGCTCGTCCTCTTGCTCGACGCGACGACGGCCCGGATCCACTGGGAGATGGTGGCCCAGCCCGACGTGTCCTCGGCCGCCGATCGGAGCACGGAGCGCGCGCCCGCCGCCACGCCCGCAGCGAGCGCCGACGACGCCTTTTTCCTCGGCATCAGCCGAGGCTTCACCCGGCAGCTCCGCACGCAGTTCGCCTCGCCGCCGGAGCCGCCGCCGCCGCCGAGCCGCGTGCTCCGCGTCCTCGTCGTGGCCGATCCCGCCGAGGACGCCCCGCTCCCCGGCGCCGAAGAGGAGGGGATGGAGGTGGCGGACCTCTTCGAGCATTTCAACACGCTGCAGGAGGAGGACCGGGGCGAGAACCGCGTCGAGGTGAAGCGGCTCTTCGGGCCGCAGGAGGCGACGCGGCTCAACGTGCTGAGCGAGCTGACGCTCCGCTCCTACGACGCGCTCCACTTCGCCGGGCACTGCGTTTACGACCCCGAGAATCCCGACGCCTCGGGGTGGATTTTCTCGAACGGCGAGCGCCTGAGCGCGCGCGAGCTCAACCGGATCGACCGGATCCCCGGCTTCGTGTTCTCGAACGCCTGCGAGTCCGGGATCACGCCCGACCGCGAGCGCACGGCCAGCCTCGCACCGAGCTTCGCCGAGGCGTTCTTCGAGCGCGGCGTGACGAACTTCGTCTGCACCGCCTGGCCCATCGACGACCTCTCGGCTCGCACGTTCGCCCGCGTGCTCTACGGCCACCTCCTCGGGATCTCGGTCGCTGAGACGGAGGGCGGGCTGCGCTATACGCGGGCCCTGTCGCAGGAGGCACCGTTGATGTACGCCGCGATGCGGGCGGCGCGGCGAGCGATTGCCGACACGCCCAACGGCTTCCAGACGTGGGGGGCGTACCAGCATTACGGCAACCCCTATTACCGGTTCTTCGACCTGAAAGCGCTGGAGAAGCGACGAGCCGCGCAGTCGGGCGGCGCGGGCGGGAAGGGGAAGAAGGCGGCATCCACCGCGTCGTCCGCCGGCGCAACGCGGGCGAAACGGAAGACCACGCGGAAGACCACGAAGAAGCGTACCACCGACGAGAGCTAG